One segment of Alnus glutinosa chromosome 2, dhAlnGlut1.1, whole genome shotgun sequence DNA contains the following:
- the LOC133859363 gene encoding double-stranded RNA-binding protein 4-like isoform X1 — protein MDATESVKMWQWLCTLPQPQLPAAAATATAAPDPAQVQAGAPSATADPAQTTATATTTATATATAGPPSAAKSTPSGLSEHLKHKNRLQEYTQRSGIPLPIYRTINEGSQHAPQFRSSVWIDGESYTSPHTFSHRKAAEQDVAKLALEGISLKIKEEGCPLICEDTVFCKSILNEFAGKMNLEQPTYCMVRRDGLLPAFISSLVFNGVSYTGEAGRNKKEAEQLAARAVIVSLLGSSGSGTLLSEIIKSKRKLYAALDKVKDQSGAHKSLVSKGANVELINAMPQGVSIGQISVIPPGGSLGQINAISGVSVGQISAAPQGVGTGQIPGVLDKDKGVEMAVADKNVSKGSIPGASSLMVPLRHEFKAPKQEQSSRPINIEPSSQTINLPIEFVPPVLQQPLGERPSSAKRRRKNKKKPNKKLRSDTQLPVAALPLTQAPPCSVAQ, from the exons ATGGATGCAACCGAGTCTGTCAAAATGTGGCAATGGTTATGTACTCTTCCTCAGCCTCAGCTCCCAGCCGCAGCTGCAACTGCAACTGCGGCTCCTGATCCGGCTCAAGTTCAAGCTGGAGCTCCATCTGCAACTGCGGATCCGGCTCAGACTACGGCTACGGCTACGACTACTGCTACGGCTACGGCTACGGCTGGGCCTCCTTCTGCCGCAAAGTCCACTCCTTCTG GTCTTTCAGAACACTTGAAGCATAAGAATCGGCTACAAGAATACACCCAGAGGTCTGGAATTCCACTCCCAATATACCGGACTATCAATGAAGGATCCCAGCATGCACCTCAATTTAGGTCAAGTGTTTGGATAGATGGAGAAAGTTATACCTCTCCACATACTTTTTCTCATCGAAAAGCAGCCGAACAGGATGTTGCCAAACTTGCGCTAGAGGGCATATCACTAAAGATCAAGGAGGAAGGATGTCCTCTCATTTGTGAG GATACGGTGTTTTGCAAGTCTATCCTTAATGAATTTGCTGGCAAGATGAATCTAGAACAGCCTACTTACTGCATGGTCAGGCGAGATGGTTTGCTTCCTGCTTTCATATCTTCTTTGGTTTTCAATGGTGTAAGTTACACCGGTGAAGCTGgtagaaacaagaaagaagctGAACAATTGGCAGCACGTGCTGTTATTGTATCTCTCCTAG GTAGTTCTGGGTCAGGAACACTTCTTTCTGAGATAATCAAGTCCAAACGCAAACTCTATGCTGCTTTGGATAAAGTGAAGGACCAAAGCGGTGCCCATAAGAGTCTTGTATCCAAGGGAGCAAATGTGGAACTAATTAATGCCATGCCCCAAGGCGTGAGCATAGGACAAATTAGTGTCATACCTCCAGGGGGAAGCCTAGGACAAATTAATGCCATATCCGGAGTAAGTGTCGGACAAATCAGTGCTGCACCGCAGGGAGTAGGCACAGGACAAATTCCCGGGGTACTTGATAAAGATAAGGGAGTTGAAATGGCTGTTGCTGACAAGAATGTATCAAAAGGTTCAATTCCAGGGGCTTCCTCACTAATGGTTCCATTGAGGCATGAGTTCAAAGCACCAAAACAAGAACAATCCTCTCGACCAATCAATATAGAACCATCATCACAAACAATCAATCTTCCAATTGAGTTTGTGCCTCCTGTTTTACAACAGCCTCTGGGTGAACGTCCTAGTTCTGCAAAAAGGCGCcgcaagaataagaaaaaaccTAACAAGAAATTGCGATCCGACACTCA GTTGCCGGTTGCTGCCTTGCCCCTGACTCAAGCCCCACCTTGTTCTGTAGCCCAATAA
- the LOC133859363 gene encoding double-stranded RNA-binding protein 4-like isoform X2 has product MDATESVKMWQWLCTLPQPQLPAAAATATAAPDPAQVQAGAPSATADPAQTTATATTTATATATAGPPSAAKSTPSEHLKHKNRLQEYTQRSGIPLPIYRTINEGSQHAPQFRSSVWIDGESYTSPHTFSHRKAAEQDVAKLALEGISLKIKEEGCPLICEDTVFCKSILNEFAGKMNLEQPTYCMVRRDGLLPAFISSLVFNGVSYTGEAGRNKKEAEQLAARAVIVSLLGSSGSGTLLSEIIKSKRKLYAALDKVKDQSGAHKSLVSKGANVELINAMPQGVSIGQISVIPPGGSLGQINAISGVSVGQISAAPQGVGTGQIPGVLDKDKGVEMAVADKNVSKGSIPGASSLMVPLRHEFKAPKQEQSSRPINIEPSSQTINLPIEFVPPVLQQPLGERPSSAKRRRKNKKKPNKKLRSDTQLPVAALPLTQAPPCSVAQ; this is encoded by the exons ATGGATGCAACCGAGTCTGTCAAAATGTGGCAATGGTTATGTACTCTTCCTCAGCCTCAGCTCCCAGCCGCAGCTGCAACTGCAACTGCGGCTCCTGATCCGGCTCAAGTTCAAGCTGGAGCTCCATCTGCAACTGCGGATCCGGCTCAGACTACGGCTACGGCTACGACTACTGCTACGGCTACGGCTACGGCTGGGCCTCCTTCTGCCGCAAAGTCCACTCCTTCTG AACACTTGAAGCATAAGAATCGGCTACAAGAATACACCCAGAGGTCTGGAATTCCACTCCCAATATACCGGACTATCAATGAAGGATCCCAGCATGCACCTCAATTTAGGTCAAGTGTTTGGATAGATGGAGAAAGTTATACCTCTCCACATACTTTTTCTCATCGAAAAGCAGCCGAACAGGATGTTGCCAAACTTGCGCTAGAGGGCATATCACTAAAGATCAAGGAGGAAGGATGTCCTCTCATTTGTGAG GATACGGTGTTTTGCAAGTCTATCCTTAATGAATTTGCTGGCAAGATGAATCTAGAACAGCCTACTTACTGCATGGTCAGGCGAGATGGTTTGCTTCCTGCTTTCATATCTTCTTTGGTTTTCAATGGTGTAAGTTACACCGGTGAAGCTGgtagaaacaagaaagaagctGAACAATTGGCAGCACGTGCTGTTATTGTATCTCTCCTAG GTAGTTCTGGGTCAGGAACACTTCTTTCTGAGATAATCAAGTCCAAACGCAAACTCTATGCTGCTTTGGATAAAGTGAAGGACCAAAGCGGTGCCCATAAGAGTCTTGTATCCAAGGGAGCAAATGTGGAACTAATTAATGCCATGCCCCAAGGCGTGAGCATAGGACAAATTAGTGTCATACCTCCAGGGGGAAGCCTAGGACAAATTAATGCCATATCCGGAGTAAGTGTCGGACAAATCAGTGCTGCACCGCAGGGAGTAGGCACAGGACAAATTCCCGGGGTACTTGATAAAGATAAGGGAGTTGAAATGGCTGTTGCTGACAAGAATGTATCAAAAGGTTCAATTCCAGGGGCTTCCTCACTAATGGTTCCATTGAGGCATGAGTTCAAAGCACCAAAACAAGAACAATCCTCTCGACCAATCAATATAGAACCATCATCACAAACAATCAATCTTCCAATTGAGTTTGTGCCTCCTGTTTTACAACAGCCTCTGGGTGAACGTCCTAGTTCTGCAAAAAGGCGCcgcaagaataagaaaaaaccTAACAAGAAATTGCGATCCGACACTCA GTTGCCGGTTGCTGCCTTGCCCCTGACTCAAGCCCCACCTTGTTCTGTAGCCCAATAA
- the LOC133859364 gene encoding pentatricopeptide repeat-containing protein At1g77360, mitochondrial-like, with amino-acid sequence MGKNRNKNKKRPCHDHRPPIPLPRIKKHRPLSPTQTQTPTPAPSLPPTRNPPQLSTKRPAFASYLDAPDLPPKVKLLCGIVATTDSPSVEEALKDTGLRVTQADVEHVLKLSYAFPGPALKFFRWSGRQLNDNHSPYALNLVVDLLGKNSLFDPMWSAIKSMSTEGRLLSLATFASVFSSYVIAGRVREAFLTFEVMDQYGVPRDIVALNSLLSAICRDGETADAVEFLRVAKEKIRPDVDTYAILLEGWEKEGNADCARQTFTEMVFEIGWDPSNVPAYDSLLSTLIKGPDGPREAMKFLDMMKDKRCYPGLKFFKVALDECSKKDDARGAALVWDAMVGEIGFRPDTQMYNSVIALYCRCKGTDLAKRLLDEMICYGSFPDSQTYNVVFQYLMKSRRLGEASVMFNEMIKNECVPDHVNCSSAVRIYMDSREYNMAIKVWKCMTENYNSDLEKTGNLLVVGLHDMNRLPEAVKYAEDMIGRRIKLNPSTLSKLKQSLFKSGKQLVYDELFRKFKYQ; translated from the coding sequence ATGGGCAAGAACaggaacaagaacaagaagagaccctgccatgaccaccgtcctccAATCCCACTCCCCCGCATCAAAAAACACCGTCCATTATCTCCGACACAAACGCAAACGCCAACACCTGCACCGTCCCTTCCCCCCACCAGAAACCCACCACAGCTCTCTACTAAGCGCCCAGCCTTCGCCTCATACCTTGACGCCCCCGACCTCCCTCCCAAAGTGAAGCTCCTCTGCGGGATTGTCGCCACCACTGACTCCCCCTCCGTCGAGGAGGCCCTCAAAGACACCGGCCTCCGCGTCACACAAGCCGACGTCGAGCACGTACTCAAGCTCTCCTACGCTTTCCCCGGACCCGCCCTCAAGTTCTTCCGCTGGTCCGGCCGCCAGCTCAACGACAACCACAGCCCCTACGCCTTGAACCTCGTCGTGGACCTGTTGGGCAAGAATTCCCTCTTCGACCCCATGTGGAGCGCCATAAAATCCATGAGCACGGAGGGCCGCTTGCTCTCCCTGGCCACCTTTGCCTCCGTCTTTAGCAGCTATGTCATCGCCGGCCGCGTCCGAGAAGCGTTCCTGACGTTCGAGGTCATGGACCAATACGGTGTTCCGCGCGATATCGTGGCGTTGAATTCGCTTCTGAGCGCAATTTGTAGAGACGGGGAGACTGCGGATGCGGTGGAGTTCTTGCGGGTTGCGAAGGAGAAGATCAGGCCGGACGTGGATACGTATGCGATCCTGTTGGAAGGGTGGGAGAAGGAAGGCAATGCTGATTGTGCTAGGCAGACTTTCACGGAGATGGTGTTTGAGATCGGTTGGGACCCGAGCAATGTGCCCGCTTACGACTCGTTATTGAGCACTTTAATTAAGGGCCCTGATGGGCCTCGCGAGGCGATGAAGTTCCTCGATATGATGAAGGATAAACGGTGTTATCCGGGTTTGAAGTTCTTCAAGGTTGCTCTCGACGAGTGTTCGAAGAAAGACGATGCTCGTGGAGCTGCATTGGTTTGGGACGCGATGGTGGGTGAGATTGGTTTTAGACCCGACACACAGATGTATAATTCGGTCATTGCTTTATATTGTCGATGTAAGGGTACAGATTTAGCGAAAAGGTTGTTGGATGAGATGATTTGTTATGGGTCATTCCCGGATTCACAAACTTACAACGTGGTCTTTCAGTACTTGATGAAGAGCAGGAGGTTAGGGGAGGCTTCGGTGATGTTCAATGAGATGATTAAAAATGAGTGTGTTCCAGACCATGTTAATTGTAGTTCAGCAGTTAGGATTTATATGGATTCTCGGGAATATAACATGGCTATAAAAGTTTGGAAATGCATGACAGAGAATTATAATTCTGATTTGGAGAAGACTGGGAATCTGTTGGTTGTGGGGCTTCATGATATGAATAGGCTTCCAGAAGCAGTTAAGTATGCTGAGGATATGATTGGTAGAAGAATCAAGTTGAACCCTTCCACATTGTCAAAGCTGAAACAAAGCCTTTTCAAATCTGGAAAGCAACTTGTGTATGATGAACTTTTTAGAAAGTTCAAATATCAGTAG